A window from Branchiostoma floridae strain S238N-H82 chromosome 16, Bfl_VNyyK, whole genome shotgun sequence encodes these proteins:
- the LOC118403625 gene encoding betaine--homocysteine S-methyltransferase 1-like isoform X2: MGKKGLLERLAEGPVIGDGSYVFTLEKRGYVKGGPWTPEAVIEHPEGVKQLHREFMRAGADVLQAFTFYSTDDKLHLAGNLAGESVTCHDQNEAACKIVQEVAAEGKDVLICGGCSPTPSYMEKKGKEVVQQEFKKQVDVFAHREEVDFLLCEFMGHVEECEWAIEAMKAAGKPVACTMRIGPKGDQNGVPTGECAVRMAKAGADVVGINCLYDVNTSLKTIEMMKTALDKAGLSPYLMIQPLGYHCPEVENMLEGYFHLPEAPFALEPRLLTRFDVQKFARAAYELGVRYLGGCCGFEPYHIRALAEELAPERGRLPDASAKHEPWGGALKGSMFAFMRKRAGREHWENIKPTLGRPDHPVLQDHLDE, translated from the exons ATGGGGAAGAAAGGTTTACTGGAGAGACTGGCGGAAGGCCCCGTTATCGGTGATGGTAGTTATGTCTTCACACTGGAAAAACGTGGCTATGTGAAGGGTGGACCGTGGACACCAGAGGCCGTCATAGAACACCCGGAAGGAG TTAAACAGCTTCACAGAGAGTTCATGCGCGCAGGAGCAGACGTCCTCCAGGCCTTTACCTTCTACTCTACCGATGACAAACTTCACCTGGCCGGAAACCTGGCGGGCGAGTCAGTTACC TGTCACGACCAAAACGAGGCAGCTTGCAAAATCGTACAGGAAGTAGCTGCGGAGGGAAAAGACGTACTGATATGTGGAGGTTGTTCGCCCACGCCGTCATACATGGAGAAAAAAGGCAAAGAAGTAGTGCAGCAGGAGTTTAAGAAACAGGTGGACGTCTTCGCACACAGGGAAGAAGTCGACTTTCTACTCTGCGAG ttcatgGGTCACGTAGAGGAGTGTGAGTGGGCTATAGAAGCCATGAAAGCCGCAGGAAAACCCGTTGCATGTACGATGCGGATCGGACCAAAGGGTGACCAGAACGGAGTTCCAACGGGAGAGTGCGCAGTCAGAATGGCAAAAGCCG GAGCTGACGTTGTTGGGATCAACTGTCTCTACGATGTCAACACGAGTCTGAAGACTATAGAGATGATGAAGACAGCCCTGGACAAGGCGGGCCTGTCCCCGTACCTGATGATACAACCGCTAGGGTACCACTGTCCGGAGGTGGAGAACATGCTAGAGGGCTACTTCCATCTACCTGAAGCGCCATTCG CTTTGGAGCCCCGTCTTCTGACCCGTTTTGACGTCCAGAAGTTCGCTCGTGCCGCCTACGAGCTGGGTGTGAGGTACCTGGGTGGGTGCTGCGGGTTCGAGCCGTATCACATACGCGCCCTAGCAGAAGAG TTGGCTCCTGAAAGGGGGCGCTTACCTGACGCAAGTGCCAAACATGAGCCTTGGGGTGGAGCACTGAAGGGCAGCATGTTCGCCTTCATGAGGAAAAG ggCTGGACGCGAACATTGGGAGAATATAAAGCCAACTTTGGGACGTCCCGACCACCCCGTTCTCCAAGATCATCTCGATGAATAG
- the LOC118403625 gene encoding betaine--homocysteine S-methyltransferase 1-like isoform X1, with product MKLSAAGLVAWHSVGFPRGRIFAQRKSCHVYPTHLAFGYFDHRKQSLPPAFLFRTSHSDTMMGKKGLLERLAEGPVIGDGSYVFTLEKRGYVKGGPWTPEAVIEHPEGVKQLHREFMRAGADVLQAFTFYSTDDKLHLAGNLAGESVTCHDQNEAACKIVQEVAAEGKDVLICGGCSPTPSYMEKKGKEVVQQEFKKQVDVFAHREEVDFLLCEFMGHVEECEWAIEAMKAAGKPVACTMRIGPKGDQNGVPTGECAVRMAKAGADVVGINCLYDVNTSLKTIEMMKTALDKAGLSPYLMIQPLGYHCPEVENMLEGYFHLPEAPFALEPRLLTRFDVQKFARAAYELGVRYLGGCCGFEPYHIRALAEELAPERGRLPDASAKHEPWGGALKGSMFAFMRKRAGREHWENIKPTLGRPDHPVLQDHLDE from the exons ATGAAGCTATCTGCCGCCGGGCTAGTTGCCTGGCACTCGGTAGGATTTCCACGCGGTAGGATTTTTGCCCAGCGAAAGTCCTGTCATGTCTACCCCACTCACCTCGCCTTCGGATATTTTGACCACCGAAAGCAGAGTTTACCACCCGCGTTCCTGTTCCGAACATCTCACAGCGACACGATG ATGGGGAAGAAAGGTTTACTGGAGAGACTGGCGGAAGGCCCCGTTATCGGTGATGGTAGTTATGTCTTCACACTGGAAAAACGTGGCTATGTGAAGGGTGGACCGTGGACACCAGAGGCCGTCATAGAACACCCGGAAGGAG TTAAACAGCTTCACAGAGAGTTCATGCGCGCAGGAGCAGACGTCCTCCAGGCCTTTACCTTCTACTCTACCGATGACAAACTTCACCTGGCCGGAAACCTGGCGGGCGAGTCAGTTACC TGTCACGACCAAAACGAGGCAGCTTGCAAAATCGTACAGGAAGTAGCTGCGGAGGGAAAAGACGTACTGATATGTGGAGGTTGTTCGCCCACGCCGTCATACATGGAGAAAAAAGGCAAAGAAGTAGTGCAGCAGGAGTTTAAGAAACAGGTGGACGTCTTCGCACACAGGGAAGAAGTCGACTTTCTACTCTGCGAG ttcatgGGTCACGTAGAGGAGTGTGAGTGGGCTATAGAAGCCATGAAAGCCGCAGGAAAACCCGTTGCATGTACGATGCGGATCGGACCAAAGGGTGACCAGAACGGAGTTCCAACGGGAGAGTGCGCAGTCAGAATGGCAAAAGCCG GAGCTGACGTTGTTGGGATCAACTGTCTCTACGATGTCAACACGAGTCTGAAGACTATAGAGATGATGAAGACAGCCCTGGACAAGGCGGGCCTGTCCCCGTACCTGATGATACAACCGCTAGGGTACCACTGTCCGGAGGTGGAGAACATGCTAGAGGGCTACTTCCATCTACCTGAAGCGCCATTCG CTTTGGAGCCCCGTCTTCTGACCCGTTTTGACGTCCAGAAGTTCGCTCGTGCCGCCTACGAGCTGGGTGTGAGGTACCTGGGTGGGTGCTGCGGGTTCGAGCCGTATCACATACGCGCCCTAGCAGAAGAG TTGGCTCCTGAAAGGGGGCGCTTACCTGACGCAAGTGCCAAACATGAGCCTTGGGGTGGAGCACTGAAGGGCAGCATGTTCGCCTTCATGAGGAAAAG ggCTGGACGCGAACATTGGGAGAATATAAAGCCAACTTTGGGACGTCCCGACCACCCCGTTCTCCAAGATCATCTCGATGAATAG